In one Juglans regia cultivar Chandler chromosome 11, Walnut 2.0, whole genome shotgun sequence genomic region, the following are encoded:
- the LOC109005485 gene encoding uncharacterized protein LOC109005485, with amino-acid sequence MWKDFTNSLSVDVKLHSVGIPIVCKCDCCSMGGYEDLNHVLAIGNFAKELLNRYVVPKVRIWGQLLGLLPVVITWLPWLRRYRARVEGISESINHVWMQLKYWSAGIGDKLKSTKQQSVRDIKILKDLQVHVRGPKQRSPCLVHWSQLIARRMKLNVDGGSRGNPGPAGVEGVLRDLDGNVKMAFSVSLGNGTNNFAKLLGLLHGIQIDQEQGFVDLDVELDFWVVVHWIKEKRCNTWYFEDFWEEVMEVL; translated from the exons ATGTGGAAGGACTTCACGAATTCTCTGAGTGTTGATGTAAAGCTACATTCAGTTGGAATTCCGATTGTCTGTAAATGTGATTGTTGCTCAATGGGTGGGTATGAGGACTTGAATCATGTTCTTGCGATTGGTAACTTTGCAAAAGAATTGTTGAACCGATATGTG GTACCAAAAGTTCGCATATGGGGGCAGTTGTTGGGGCTCTTACCTGTTGTCATCACGTGGCTTCCTTGGCTGAGGAGATACCGTGCTCGAGTAGAAGGAATAAGTGAGTCTATCAATCACGTTTGGATGCAATTGAAGTACTGGAGTGCTGGAATTGGAGATAAACTAAAATCTACCAAGCAACAGTCGGTGAGggatataaaaattttaaaggaTCTTCAAGTGCACGTAAGGGGCCCGAAGCAGAGGAGTCCTTGTCTGGTTCACTGGTCTCAACTGATTGCAAGAAGAATGAAGTTGAACGTAGATGGCGGTTCGAGAGGGAATCCGGGTCCAGCAGGAGTAGAGGGTGTCTTGAGGGATTTAGATGGTAATGTGAAGATGGCGTTTTCTGTTAGTTTGGGAAACGGTACTAATAACTTTGCAAAACTATTGGGGCTTTTACATGGTATTCAGATTGATCAAGAGCAGGGCTTTGTTGATCTGGATGTCGAGCTTGATTTTTGGGTGGTTGTTCACtggataaaagaaaagagatgtAACACATGGtattttgaggatttttgggaggaggtAATGGAGGTCTTATAG
- the LOC118349889 gene encoding disease resistance protein RPV1-like, which produces MVWFRVGRKTLVEVIYDRISYQFEASTFIACIREETRNRGLVSLQKQLLSKIFMEREINIWDDREGMNMVQNRLCYKNVFLVLVDVDREEHLTALAGSHYWFGPGSRIILKGRDNHLLKRHGVNYIYKVNELNNDEALQLFSLANFKKPYPEENYVDLSKGFVKYAQDLHLALKVLGSSLVGRGTNAWKGAWDQLKANPNKGILDILQAGFDGLEDLQKKLFLDIACFFNGEVLDNILMDILKGFGYYPYLNIDILMEKCLITISSKRLRMHDFLQKMGQEKFFDESQEEPVRCSRLWHYKDVLHVLKNNTSFGSLKRFDLSDSQNLLETPNFTGVPSLETLDLDGCTNLSKSYKRLKSFPNEINSKSLEHFYLSDCSRFEKFPDIVENMTTLRLSSLKILDVSDCLALGGIQDMNGEGYLEQLYNGGTAIKFTKFFTMPEFGSNDACSTQ; this is translated from the exons ATGGTATGGTTTAGAGTGGGTAGGAAAACTTTGGTAGAAGTCATTTATGATAGAATATCTTACCAATTTGAAGCTAGCACCTTTATTGCCTGTAttagagaagaaactagaaaTCGTGGTTTAgtttctttacaaaaacaacttctttCTAAAATCTTCATGGAAAGGGAAATAAATATATGGGACGATCGTGAGGGAATGAATATGGTACAGAATAGACTGtgttataaaaatgtatttttagtCCTTGTTGATGTGGACAGAGAAGAACATTTAACAGCATTAGCTGGGAGCCATTATTGGTTTGGCCCGGGGAGTAGAATCATTTTAAAGGGCAGAGATAACCATTTATTGAAAAGACATGGAGTGAATTATATCTATAAGgttaatgagttgaataatgaTGAAGCATTGCAGCTCTTTAGTTTGGCAAATTTCAAGAAGCCCTATCCTGAAGAAAATTATGTGGATTTATCCAAAGGCTTTGTGAAATATGCTCAAGACCTTCATTTAGCTCTCAAAGTTTTAGGGTCCTCCTTGGTTGGTAGAGGAACAAATGCATGGAAAGGTGCTTGGGATCAACTGAAAGCAAATCCTAATAAAGGAATTTTAGATATACTTCAAGCAGGTTTTGATGGATTGGAGGATTTGCAAAAGAAACTATTTTTAGATATTGCTTGTTTTTTCAATGGAGAGGTCTTAGATAACATTTTAATGGATATATTAAAAGGTTTTGGTTACTACCCCTACCTCAATATTGATATTCTCATGGAGAAATGTCTTATAACCATCTCATCTAAAAGGTTGAGGATGCATGATTTTCTACAAAAaatgggtcaagaaaaatttttTGATGAATCCCAAGAAGAGCCTGTCCGGTGTAGTAGATTGTGGCATTATAAGGATGTCCTTCAcgtgttgaaaaataatact AGTTTTGGGAGTTTGAAACGCTTTGATCTTAGTGACTCTCAAAACTTGTTGGAGACACCAAACTTCACCGGAGTCCCAAGTCTTGAGACACTAGACCTTGATGGTTGTACAAATTTATCTAAG TCTTACAAACGCCTTAAAAGCTTTCCAAATGAGATTAACTCGAAGTCTCTTgaacatttttatctttctgATTGTTCAAGATTTGAGAAGTTCCCAGACATTGTGGAAAACATGACTACATTGCG TTTGTCATCTCTTAAAATTCTGGATGTATCTGATTGCCTAGCACTTGGTGGAATTCAAGACATGAATGGTGAGGGGTATCTGGAACAATTGTATAATGGTGGAACTGCTATCAAATTTACTAAGTTTTTCACAATGCCAGAGTTTGGCTCAAATGATGCTTGCTCTACGCAATAA